In the Sorghum bicolor cultivar BTx623 chromosome 4, Sorghum_bicolor_NCBIv3, whole genome shotgun sequence genome, AAGCTCAGGTTCTTGAGAATAATACTTGAAGCCACGTTTTATTTGCCAAAGAATCTGGATAGTATGATCTGATCATATAGCACTCCTACTCCAAAGAAAACGACGAAAGCGGCAGCAAAGAAAATGTTGCCACCATCCAGTCCTGTTGGACCAATGGGTGCAGGACCTGTCTCAATTGAAGCACAATTGTGAATAAGCATAGGGCCACAGAGCTTTGGATTCCCAGCAAAGCTGGAATCCTGAAATGTGCTAAATTGGCCACCAGTTGGAACAGGCCCTTCCAGGTCATTGTTAGAAATGTTGAAAGTGGAAAGGAAGTGCAGGTTCTCCAATGCATCTGGGATTCTACCTGTGAGATTATTGTTGGACAAGTCTAGCGCCAGCAGGTTTGTGAGGTTGCATATCGATGTGGGGATTGGTCCTGTTAAGTTGTTTGAGCTGATACCGAGTGAAAGGAGGGCATTCAACTGACCGATCTCTTGGGGAATCACACCTGTGAACCTGTTACTGCTTAGATAAAGCACTTTAGGAAAAGCAATTGGTATGCGGTATTGAAGTGATGGGCCACTATAAACTGTTAGATCAAAGATCCTTGGGTCCAAATCAGCTGCAGTCTTCCCTGAAGTTAGCATTGGCATATTCGTTAATTCTTTTGGAATATCCCCTGTAAGGCTGTTGTTTGATAGGTTTAGATAGAAAAGATAGTTCAGGGTGTTTATCCAGGTTGGTATCGGTCCACTTAGTTGATTGCCTTGCAAAGACAGCACCTCCAATTTTACTATCTTTGATATCCAAAGAGGCACTTTTCCCAACAATAGGCAATTTTCGATGCCCAAAACCTGTAGATACTCAAAACCAGCAATGCTATCATCATCTGGCATGGTCTCATTCATGAAGTTGTGCCCAATAAGAAGGGTGGTGAGGTTTTTGGAGTTCTTTAGTATCTGAAGTGCATTTGCCAAATTTGTAAAACTGTTGCCAGTAAGTGAAAGGAAGGAGAGTGACTTCAGATTGCCTAGTCCCTTTGATAACTGGCCTTGTAAATTATTAAAAGATAGACGCAGTGCAGCTAGTTTGTGGCATGAATATATGCTTTTTGGAATTTTGCCACTGAAATTGTTCTCCCTGAGATCTAAGATTTTTAGATTGGGTAAGTTGGAGAAATTGACCTTGGTGAGTTCTCCACTGAAATTGTTGTTCTTGAGGTCGATGTTTGTGAGATTTGTGCAGTTGCTCAGGGTGGATGGCAGCTCCCCAGACATGCTGTTATAGCCCAAATGAAGTTCCTGCAATTTCTTGAGCTGAACTATGGAATCAGGTACCTTTCCGCTCAAATTATTTTCTCCAAGATCAAGGATGACCAGATTAGTGAGTTCGGCTATATGTGTGCCCTCAAGAATTCCATGTAAACTGTTGCTGGAAAAAGAGAGATGCTCCAACAAGGTAGCATTGAAGAGTTCTTCAGGGAGAGGCCCACTGAGGTAGTTGTGGCCAGCCTTGAGCACTTTGAGCTTGGAGCATTTACTGAGCCCTGGGGGTATACTGCCATTGAGTTTGTTGTAACAGAGTTCAAGGATAGCAAAGTTTGGTGATATGTTACAGAAATGACTTGGAATCTTCCCAGTAAAGCTGTTGTTGCTGGCATTGAGCACCACTAGATTCTTCATTCCTTTCCATGTTTTGGATGTAAATTGCCCTGTGAACATGTTGCTTGAGATGTTAAGTACCTTTAGAGGTTTGGCAGG is a window encoding:
- the LOC8074650 gene encoding tyrosine-sulfated glycopeptide receptor 1; the protein is MQPNHFSDNKCSSRLLVHFTILLLISLTTPASSCMELEQTSLLQFLAGLSQDAGLAKMWQEGTDCCKWKGIACNRNGAVTRVSLPSMGLEGRISPDLGNLTGLEHLNLSHNYLSGGLPLVLVSSSSITILDISFNQLSGDLHELPSSTPAKPLKVLNISSNMFTGQFTSKTWKGMKNLVVLNASNNSFTGKIPSHFCNISPNFAILELCYNKLNGSIPPGLSKCSKLKVLKAGHNYLSGPLPEELFNATLLEHLSFSSNSLHGILEGTHIAELTNLVILDLGENNLSGKVPDSIVQLKKLQELHLGYNSMSGELPSTLSNCTNLTNIDLKNNNFSGELTKVNFSNLPNLKILDLRENNFSGKIPKSIYSCHKLAALRLSFNNLQGQLSKGLGNLKSLSFLSLTGNSFTNLANALQILKNSKNLTTLLIGHNFMNETMPDDDSIAGFEYLQVLGIENCLLLGKVPLWISKIVKLEVLSLQGNQLSGPIPTWINTLNYLFYLNLSNNSLTGDIPKELTNMPMLTSGKTAADLDPRIFDLTVYSGPSLQYRIPIAFPKVLYLSSNRFTGVIPQEIGQLNALLSLGISSNNLTGPIPTSICNLTNLLALDLSNNNLTGRIPDALENLHFLSTFNISNNDLEGPVPTGGQFSTFQDSSFAGNPKLCGPMLIHNCASIETGPAPIGPTGLDGGNIFFAAAFVVFFGVGVLYDQIILSRFFGK